Below is a genomic region from Listeria swaminathanii.
TTTGATTGCCACCAGTATGCTTAAGCAGAAACTCAATTGCCGTCGCTTTATGAATATCTGGAACCATTAATTCGCCACTGTCATCACCAAAAATCGGCACAGTACAATGCATTACTTCGAACTTACCGCTAAATTCTTTTTTAATATCTTCAAAAGGAACAGCTTTATTTTCCAAGAAACAAGCTTTGTTCACATCAGTACGATAAAGATTTGTTTCACCGTACGTTAACCCTTGGACAAATGGATGTGGGTTGTTCACTTTTTTCTCACGTGCGATTGGGTCGTTTTCCACATCACCATACACTAATTTATCTAAACGGGCTTCAAGATTTGGACTAGCAAACAGCCCCCCATTTGATTCTAAATAAAAGTCTAATTCTTTTTCCGTAAAGAAATCTACCATATGAACGACATCTTCATCCGCTACTTTTTTATGATAAATAATTTCGTCATCTACTTCAATGTAGCCACCACCAGCACCGATAATACCATCAAAACCTATTGATAAAATGGAATCATATAGTTCGGGTTTTGAACGTCCTGTACATAAATATACTTGATGTCCATTGTTACGTGCTTGAATGATTGCTGTTCTTGCAGATTCTGGAACAAGTCCATCATCACTTACAAGCGTGCCATCCACATCTACAAATACTATTTTTTTCATCATGTAATACCTCTTTTCGCTCGTTAATAGTTTAATTATAGCATTTCTTTGCTGGGAAGGCGCCCCATTATATAACAAAAAAAGCAAGATTCCCATTTTCAGGAAATCTTGCTTTTTGACTTATTTGTTTAGTTTTCTAAAGCCATTAATTTTTGATTATCATCCAGTGCTGATTCGTGCGCATCGTGGCGTTTTTTCAA
It encodes:
- a CDS encoding Cof-type HAD-IIB family hydrolase — encoded protein: MMKKIVFVDVDGTLVSDDGLVPESARTAIIQARNNGHQVYLCTGRSKPELYDSILSIGFDGIIGAGGGYIEVDDEIIYHKKVADEDVVHMVDFFTEKELDFYLESNGGLFASPNLEARLDKLVYGDVENDPIAREKKVNNPHPFVQGLTYGETNLYRTDVNKACFLENKAVPFEDIKKEFSGKFEVMHCTVPIFGDDSGELMVPDIHKATAIEFLLKHTGGNQKDTIGIGDGMNDAEMLTYCETGIAMGNAKEGLKQLADDITKSVDEDGLFASFQKHGLI